In a single window of the Ancylobacter polymorphus genome:
- a CDS encoding 3-keto-5-aminohexanoate cleavage protein produces the protein MPLSMNRDVFITCAVTGAGDTTGRSSHVPVTPQEIASSAIDAAKAGAAVVHCHVRDPETGAASRRRDLYREVTDRIRAAEVDVVLNLTAGMGGDLVFGHVEAPFPLNEKATDMAGATERVAHVADCLPEICTLDCGTMNFNLGDYVMTNTPSMLREMARQMTALGVRPEIEAFDTGHLWFAKQLAEEGLIEDPVLIQLCMGIPWGAPDDLNTYLAMVNNVPAGWTFSAFSIGRNAMAYPAAAVLAGGNVRVGLEDNLYVGKGQLATNAQLVEKAANVVTNMGARIIGPAEVREKLKLVKR, from the coding sequence ATGCCCTTGTCGATGAATCGCGATGTCTTCATCACCTGCGCCGTCACCGGCGCCGGCGACACCACCGGCCGCTCTTCGCATGTGCCGGTGACCCCGCAGGAGATCGCTTCGAGCGCGATCGACGCGGCCAAGGCCGGCGCGGCGGTGGTGCATTGCCATGTGCGCGATCCCGAGACCGGCGCGGCCTCCCGCCGGCGCGACCTCTATCGCGAGGTCACCGACCGCATCCGCGCGGCGGAAGTCGACGTGGTGCTGAACCTCACCGCCGGCATGGGCGGCGACCTCGTCTTCGGCCATGTCGAGGCGCCGTTTCCGCTGAACGAGAAGGCCACCGACATGGCCGGCGCCACCGAGCGCGTCGCCCATGTCGCCGATTGCCTGCCGGAAATCTGCACGCTCGATTGCGGCACGATGAACTTCAATCTCGGCGATTATGTCATGACCAACACGCCCTCCATGCTGCGCGAGATGGCGCGGCAGATGACGGCGCTGGGCGTGCGCCCGGAGATCGAGGCCTTCGACACCGGCCACCTCTGGTTCGCCAAGCAACTCGCCGAGGAAGGGCTGATCGAGGACCCGGTGCTGATCCAGCTGTGCATGGGCATCCCCTGGGGCGCGCCGGACGACCTCAACACGTATCTGGCGATGGTCAACAATGTGCCCGCCGGCTGGACCTTCTCCGCCTTCTCCATCGGCCGCAACGCCATGGCCTATCCCGCCGCCGCCGTGCTCGCGGGCGGCAATGTCCGTGTCGGGCTGGAAGACAATCTCTATGTCGGCAAGGGCCAGCTCGCCACCAATGCGCAGCTGGTGGAAAAGGCCGCGAATGTGGTGACGAATATGGGCGCGCGGATCATCGGCCCGGCCGAGGTGCGCGAGAAGCTCAAGCTGGTGAAGCGCTGA
- the nikR gene encoding nickel-responsive transcriptional regulator NikR, with translation MQRITIAIDDDLAAQLDAFIERSGAASRSEAIRDMVRRGLSARPDGPDGAACFGVISCTIDQSVRNLAARVPQGRLERHDQTVAALSVPLDHTTSVDVTVMRGEVGDIAAYAQALFLERGVMHGALSLIPVAQDESHHVHNHGSPHAHTHVRVKSGF, from the coding sequence ATGCAGCGGATCACCATCGCCATCGACGACGATCTGGCCGCGCAGCTGGATGCGTTCATCGAGCGGAGCGGCGCGGCAAGCCGCTCGGAGGCCATACGCGACATGGTACGGCGCGGCCTTTCCGCCCGGCCGGACGGGCCGGACGGCGCCGCCTGTTTCGGCGTCATCAGTTGCACCATCGACCAGTCGGTGCGCAACCTCGCCGCGCGCGTGCCGCAGGGGCGGCTGGAGCGGCACGACCAGACGGTGGCCGCCCTTTCCGTGCCGCTCGACCACACCACCTCGGTGGATGTCACGGTCATGCGCGGCGAGGTCGGCGACATCGCGGCCTATGCGCAGGCGCTGTTTCTGGAAAGGGGCGTGATGCATGGCGCGCTCAGCCTCATCCCGGTGGCGCAGGACGAGTCCCACCATGTCCACAACCACGGCTCCCCGCACGCCCACACCCATGTGCGGGTGAAAAGCGGGTTCTAG
- the choX gene encoding choline ABC transporter substrate-binding protein has protein sequence MISRLLVTCVALSATLISSSAFAADPASCAKPRFSDVGWTDITATTAVANELLTHLGYQPNVAVLSVAITFKALENGDRDIFLGNWMPLQEPTQVPLVKAGKVEVAATNLEGARIGFATSKAAYDAGLKTYADIAKFRDKLQGKIYGIEAGSGANATISKMIADNSFGLKGFDLVESSEQAMLTQVGHRIKQGEPVVFFGWRPHPMNVNLPIEYLTDGKDVFGPNDGGATVLTLTRPGYSKDCPNVGKLLTNLVFDVAMEDRLMSDILDKGMQPDAAVKAWMKQNPAAVDKWLAGVTTLDGKPGLPAVKSGLGL, from the coding sequence ATGATTTCACGCCTGCTCGTGACATGCGTCGCCTTGTCCGCCACGCTCATCTCCTCCTCCGCCTTCGCTGCCGACCCCGCTTCCTGCGCCAAGCCGCGCTTCTCCGATGTCGGCTGGACCGACATCACCGCCACCACGGCAGTCGCCAACGAATTGCTCACCCATCTCGGCTATCAGCCGAATGTCGCGGTGCTCTCCGTCGCCATCACCTTCAAGGCGCTGGAGAATGGCGACCGCGACATCTTCCTCGGCAACTGGATGCCGCTGCAGGAGCCGACGCAGGTGCCGCTGGTGAAGGCCGGCAAGGTCGAGGTGGCGGCGACCAATCTCGAAGGCGCGCGCATCGGCTTCGCCACCTCCAAGGCCGCCTATGATGCCGGGCTGAAGACCTATGCCGACATCGCCAAGTTTAGGGACAAGCTGCAGGGCAAGATCTACGGCATCGAGGCCGGCAGCGGCGCCAATGCCACCATCTCCAAGATGATCGCCGACAACAGCTTCGGGCTGAAGGGCTTCGATCTCGTGGAATCCAGCGAGCAGGCGATGCTCACCCAGGTCGGCCATCGCATCAAGCAGGGCGAGCCGGTGGTGTTCTTCGGCTGGCGCCCGCACCCGATGAACGTCAACCTGCCGATCGAATATCTCACCGATGGCAAGGACGTGTTCGGTCCCAATGACGGCGGCGCCACCGTGCTGACGCTTACCCGCCCGGGCTATTCCAAGGACTGCCCGAATGTCGGCAAGCTGCTCACGAACCTCGTCTTCGACGTGGCGATGGAAGACCGTCTGATGAGCGACATTCTCGACAAGGGGATGCAGCCCGACGCGGCGGTGAAGGCGTGGATGAAGCAGAACCCGGCGGCAGTCGACAAATGGCTCGCCGGCGTCACCACGCTCGACGGCAAGCCCGGCCTGCCGGCGGTGAAGAGCGGCCTCGGCCTCTGA
- a CDS encoding DUF4198 domain-containing protein yields the protein MAVPALAHFQEIIPSADVLPEGGAVSVEMVFTHPVEGAPVMEMKKPAKMGVLAGGKATDLLGRITEKPVDGKSAWTLSYDMKEPGAAIFYVEPQPYWEPSEGKYIVHYAKVTVDSYASGEGWDALVGLPVEIQPLTRPTGLWTGNVFTGVVLKGGKPVPFAEVEVEFINDGTVTPPNDAFVTQVIKADANGTFTYAMPRAGWWGFAALLEGDTPMTSPEGKEVPVEEGALIWVKATDMVRK from the coding sequence ATGGCGGTGCCGGCGTTGGCGCATTTCCAGGAGATCATCCCCTCTGCCGACGTGCTGCCCGAGGGCGGCGCGGTGAGCGTGGAGATGGTGTTTACCCATCCGGTCGAGGGTGCGCCGGTCATGGAGATGAAGAAGCCGGCAAAGATGGGTGTGCTGGCCGGCGGCAAGGCGACCGATCTTCTCGGGCGGATCACCGAGAAACCGGTGGACGGCAAGAGCGCCTGGACGCTGAGCTACGACATGAAGGAGCCCGGCGCGGCGATCTTCTATGTCGAGCCGCAGCCCTATTGGGAGCCTTCCGAGGGCAAGTACATCGTCCATTACGCCAAGGTGACGGTGGATTCCTATGCCTCCGGCGAGGGCTGGGACGCGTTGGTGGGCCTGCCGGTGGAAATCCAGCCGCTGACCCGACCGACCGGGTTGTGGACCGGCAATGTCTTCACCGGCGTGGTGCTGAAGGGCGGCAAGCCGGTGCCCTTCGCCGAAGTCGAGGTCGAGTTCATCAATGACGGCACGGTGACGCCGCCCAACGACGCCTTCGTGACGCAGGTGATCAAGGCCGACGCCAATGGCACCTTCACCTATGCCATGCCGCGCGCGGGCTGGTGGGGCTTCGCCGCGCTTCTGGAAGGCGACACGCCGATGACCTCGCCCGAGGGCAAGGAGGTTCCGGTGGAAGAGGGC
- a CDS encoding carnitine 3-dehydrogenase has translation MFALSPISRAACIGGGVIGGGWIARFLLAGIDVKVFDPHPEAERIVAEVLANAERAYGRLTGAPLPKRGTLTFCASLAEAVAGAEWVQESVPERLDLKRRVLAEIDAAAPAGALIGSSTSGLKPSELQAGLSHPERLFVAHPYNPVYLLPLVEIVGGVDTAPETIERAKAVLDAIGMKGVVIAREIEAFVGDRLLEALWREALWLIKDDICDVETLDDVIRYSFGLRWAQMGLFQTYRIAGGEAGMRHFLAQFGPCLQWPWTKLTDVVDLDEALVEKIGAQSDAQAGGLSIRELERIRDENLVGIVQALKASRGGEGWGAGQLLKDFEQRLWAQAGTPPVAVDSAAPLELLETRVSPAWLDYNGHMTEFRYLHVFGDTTDALLRLIGVDLAYVEGGHSYYTVETHLRHLDEAKLGEALLCTTQILGADEKRLHVFHRLFAGPERREVATGEHMLLHVDSKAGRACPAPASILTKLNALATAHAGLPRPAEAGRAVGAKARAAAAE, from the coding sequence ATGTTCGCCCTTTCTCCCATCTCCCGCGCCGCCTGCATCGGCGGCGGCGTCATCGGCGGCGGCTGGATCGCCCGCTTCCTGCTCGCCGGCATCGATGTGAAGGTGTTCGATCCGCACCCGGAGGCGGAGCGCATCGTCGCCGAGGTGCTGGCCAATGCCGAGCGCGCCTATGGCCGGCTCACCGGCGCGCCGCTGCCCAAGCGTGGCACGCTCACCTTCTGCGCCAGCCTCGCCGAGGCGGTGGCGGGGGCGGAATGGGTGCAGGAGAGCGTGCCCGAGCGGCTCGATCTCAAGCGTCGCGTGCTGGCGGAAATCGACGCCGCCGCGCCCGCCGGCGCGCTCATCGGCTCCTCCACTTCCGGCCTCAAGCCAAGCGAGCTTCAGGCGGGGCTGTCCCATCCCGAACGGCTCTTCGTCGCCCACCCCTACAACCCGGTCTATCTGCTGCCGCTGGTGGAGATCGTCGGCGGCGTGGACACCGCGCCGGAAACGATCGAGCGGGCGAAGGCCGTTCTCGACGCCATCGGCATGAAGGGCGTGGTGATCGCCCGCGAGATCGAGGCCTTTGTCGGCGACCGGCTGCTAGAGGCGCTGTGGCGCGAGGCGCTGTGGCTGATCAAGGACGACATCTGCGATGTCGAGACGCTGGATGATGTAATCCGCTATTCCTTCGGCCTGCGCTGGGCGCAGATGGGCCTGTTCCAGACCTACCGCATCGCCGGCGGCGAGGCCGGCATGCGCCATTTCCTCGCCCAGTTCGGCCCCTGCCTGCAATGGCCGTGGACCAAGCTGACCGATGTGGTCGATCTCGACGAGGCGCTGGTCGAGAAGATCGGCGCGCAGTCCGACGCGCAGGCGGGCGGCCTCTCCATTCGCGAGCTGGAGCGCATCCGCGACGAGAACCTTGTCGGCATCGTGCAGGCGCTGAAGGCCAGCCGGGGCGGGGAGGGCTGGGGTGCGGGGCAACTGCTGAAGGACTTTGAGCAACGTCTATGGGCGCAGGCGGGCACGCCGCCCGTTGCCGTCGACAGTGCCGCACCGCTCGAACTGCTGGAGACCCGCGTTTCGCCGGCCTGGCTCGATTATAATGGCCACATGACCGAGTTCCGCTATCTCCACGTCTTCGGCGACACGACGGACGCGTTGCTGCGGCTGATCGGCGTCGATCTCGCCTATGTCGAGGGCGGGCACAGCTACTACACGGTGGAAACCCATCTGCGGCATCTCGACGAGGCGAAGCTGGGCGAGGCGCTTTTGTGCACGACGCAGATCCTCGGCGCCGACGAGAAGCGCCTGCATGTCTTCCACCGGCTGTTCGCCGGCCCGGAGCGCCGCGAAGTCGCCACCGGCGAACACATGCTGCTGCATGTCGACAGCAAGGCCGGCCGCGCCTGCCCGGCGCCAGCGTCAATCCTCACCAAGCTGAACGCGCTCGCCACCGCCCATGCCGGGCTGCCCCGGCCCGCCGAGGCCGGCCGCGCGGTCGGCGCCAAGGCGCGGGCCGCGGCCGCGGAGTGA
- a CDS encoding GlsB/YeaQ/YmgE family stress response membrane protein, with amino-acid sequence MEDAQIGWIAAIIIGGLAGWIASAIMKTGTGIFMNIVLGIIGAAVASFLFGLIGVGFGGWIGYLVAGVLGACILIGLVRAIRN; translated from the coding sequence ATGGAAGACGCACAGATTGGCTGGATCGCCGCCATCATCATCGGCGGTCTGGCGGGGTGGATTGCTTCCGCCATCATGAAGACCGGCACTGGTATCTTCATGAACATCGTGCTCGGCATCATCGGCGCGGCGGTGGCGAGCTTCCTGTTCGGCCTGATCGGCGTCGGCTTCGGCGGCTGGATCGGCTATCTCGTCGCCGGCGTGCTCGGGGCGTGCATCCTGATCGGGCTGGTCCGCGCGATACGAAACTGA
- a CDS encoding GlxA family transcriptional regulator — translation MIFAPADDPLDVTLLLFPGLSLLSLAATLDPMRGANRVLGRPAFRWKLVSMDGAMPTASCGLPIPVDGAFDAGARQDVLLLVAAFEASRFATPPILKAIRAGAKRAAATGGIESGSWLMGFAGLLDGRRATTHWEDLEDFAARFPETDVQPDRFVIDEPVFTTGGATPALDCMLALIRARHGYSTALDVASLYIYEEVRTGSDVQPIVSLGRIRQHEPRVAEAIRLMETHIDRPLTVAAIARRVGVSTRGLETLFVKTVDVSPGAYYVTLRLKAARRLVLDTNLPIADIAERTGFSAIASLSRAFRRQFGAPPSVARQKRL, via the coding sequence ATGATCTTTGCCCCCGCCGACGACCCGCTCGACGTGACCCTGCTGCTGTTTCCCGGCCTGTCGCTGCTCTCACTGGCGGCCACACTGGACCCGATGCGCGGCGCCAACCGCGTGCTGGGGCGGCCCGCCTTCCGCTGGAAGCTGGTGTCGATGGACGGGGCGATGCCCACCGCGAGCTGCGGCCTGCCGATCCCGGTGGATGGCGCGTTCGATGCCGGCGCGCGGCAGGACGTGCTGTTGCTGGTCGCCGCGTTCGAAGCGTCGCGCTTCGCCACGCCGCCCATCCTCAAGGCGATCCGCGCCGGGGCCAAGCGCGCGGCGGCGACGGGGGGCATCGAGTCCGGTTCGTGGCTGATGGGCTTCGCCGGGCTGCTCGACGGGCGCCGCGCCACCACCCATTGGGAGGATCTGGAGGATTTCGCCGCCCGCTTCCCGGAGACGGACGTGCAGCCGGACCGCTTCGTCATCGACGAACCGGTGTTCACCACCGGTGGCGCAACGCCGGCGCTCGACTGCATGCTGGCGCTGATCCGCGCCCGGCACGGCTATTCCACCGCGCTCGATGTGGCGAGCCTGTATATCTATGAGGAGGTGCGCACCGGCTCGGACGTGCAGCCCATTGTCTCGCTCGGCCGCATCCGCCAGCACGAGCCGCGCGTGGCCGAGGCGATCCGGCTGATGGAGACCCATATCGACCGCCCGCTCACCGTCGCGGCCATCGCCCGGCGGGTGGGGGTGTCGACGCGGGGGCTGGAAACGCTTTTCGTGAAGACGGTGGATGTGTCGCCCGGCGCCTATTACGTCACGCTCCGGCTGAAGGCGGCGCGGCGGCTGGTGCTCGACACCAATCTGCCCATCGCCGACATTGCCGAGCGCACGGGCTTCTCCGCCATCGCCTCACTGTCGCGGGCGTTCCGGCGGCAGTTCGGCGCGCCACCCTCGGTGGCGCGCCAGAAGCGTTTGTAA
- a CDS encoding inositol monophosphatase family protein: MDPLHARHALAEALARKAGTRARGFFLQRDTLHPELKSASQDLVSEADRSIEAWLRKAIRRRFPEDGIVGEEEAASAGTSGFVWVIDPIDGTMPFLVGQPNWTVSIGLARDGEAVAGVIYAPMLRELYSAVLGGGARLNGRVLTMNPDWTVASTTTGFGATQKAPAAEVGAFVEALYRAGGVLFRVGSGALMLAYVAANRLAGYYDPTLHCWDCWAGMVLVREAGGLVTFAGDFTQPGALWAGNETVHAELRQLSGRD; this comes from the coding sequence ATGGACCCGCTCCACGCCCGGCACGCCCTTGCCGAGGCCTTGGCACGCAAGGCAGGCACGCGGGCGCGCGGCTTCTTCCTGCAGCGCGACACGCTGCATCCAGAGCTGAAATCCGCCTCGCAGGACCTCGTCAGCGAGGCCGACCGCAGCATCGAGGCGTGGCTGCGCAAGGCGATTCGCCGACGCTTCCCTGAGGACGGCATCGTTGGCGAGGAGGAGGCGGCGAGCGCGGGCACATCCGGCTTCGTCTGGGTCATCGACCCGATCGACGGCACCATGCCCTTCCTGGTCGGCCAGCCGAACTGGACGGTGTCCATCGGGCTCGCCCGCGACGGCGAGGCGGTGGCCGGGGTGATCTATGCGCCGATGCTGCGCGAGTTGTACTCGGCCGTTCTCGGCGGCGGCGCCCGGCTCAACGGGCGGGTGCTGACGATGAACCCGGATTGGACGGTCGCCTCCACCACCACCGGCTTCGGCGCCACGCAGAAGGCCCCGGCGGCGGAGGTGGGCGCCTTTGTCGAGGCGCTGTACCGCGCCGGCGGCGTGCTGTTCCGCGTCGGCTCGGGGGCGCTGATGCTGGCCTATGTGGCGGCGAACCGGCTGGCGGGCTATTACGACCCGACGCTGCATTGCTGGGACTGCTGGGCCGGTATGGTGCTGGTGCGCGAGGCCGGCGGGCTCGTGACCTTCGCGGGCGATTTCACCCAGCCGGGCGCGCTTTGGGCGGGCAATGAGACGGTGCATGCGGAACTGAGGCAGCTGAGCGGGCGCGACTAG